In a genomic window of Mercenaria mercenaria strain notata chromosome 19, MADL_Memer_1, whole genome shotgun sequence:
- the LOC128551264 gene encoding uncharacterized protein LOC128551264 → MAKSDIENAFRLIPIAPQSQHLLGFSFCGEFYYDKTLPMGLSHSCHLFERFSSALQWVSLNRLKIHSCTHILDDFLFVAPSYSNCLRDLQKFLQLADEIGLPIKEDKTLLPSTVMSFVGIELDSVRMEKRLPEDKVHKLRDTLHSIKVRKRVSLKELQSLIGLLNFACSVVTPGRAFLRRLIDLTVGVKKSHHKIRLNTEARADLAAWSIFVDGFNGISLMLPDRWESSQSLQLFTDASNIGFGGYLSNRYFAGVWPADTFWDAMHITVKELFPIVLALELWSTLLQNKCIIFNSDNEAVVHVINKQSSKDKVLMRLVRRLVMISLKCNILFQAKHVPGTNNTLADLLSRQQVPRFLETCSFPDPIPEHIPVDKLSL, encoded by the coding sequence ATGGCAAAGAGTGATATCGAAAATGCTTTCAGACTGATACCAATAGCACCTCAATCACAACATTTACTTGGGTTTTCCTTCTGTGGTgagttttattatgataaaacgCTTCCGATGGGTTTAAGCCACTCATGTCACCTTTTTGAACGTTTTTCAAGTGCCCTTCAATGGGTCTCTCTGAACAGGCTGAAAATACACTCATGCACTCACATTTTGGATGACTTCTTGTTTGTTGCTCCATCTTATTCAAACTGTTTACGTGATCTACAGAAATTCCTCCAGTTGGCGGATGAAATTGGCTTACCTATTAAGGAGGATAAAACTTTACTCCCTAGCACTGTTATGTCTTTTGTTGGTATTGAACTTGATTCAGTCCGCATGGAAAAACGCCTTCCAGAAGATAAAGTACACAAACTACGTGACACCCTACATAGTATCAAAGTCAGGAAGAGGGTCTCCCTTAAAGAATTGCAAAGTTTGATAGGTCTACTCAATTTTGCGTGTTCTGTTGTAACACCTGGCCGAGCATTCCTCAGGCGTCTCATTGACTTGACAGTGGGTGtgaaaaaatcacatcataagATTCGTTTAAATACAGAGGCAAGAGCAGACTTAGCGGCCTGGAGTATCTTTGTTGATGGTTTTAATGGCATTTCCTTAATGTTGCCAGACCGCTGGGAAAGTTCGCAAAGTTTACAGCTGTTTACAGATGCCAGCAATATTGGATTCGGTGGCTACCTTTCAAATCGTTATTTTGCCGGTGTTTGGCCTGCGGATACTTTCTGGGATGCGATGCATATTACTGTGAAGGAATTGTTTCCCATTGTTCTGGCTCTGGAGCTTTGGTCTACTCTCTTACAAAACAAATGCATAATATTCAATTCAGATAATGAAGCAGTTGTTCATGTCATTAACAAACAATCTTCAAAGGATAAGGTGTTAATGCGTCTGGTGCGCCGTTTAGTCATGATATCATTAAAGTGTAACATTCTGTTTCAAGCAAAACATGTGCCTGGCACAAACAATACTTTAGCAGACCTTCTATCTCGTCAACAGGTTCCCAGATTTTTGGAGACATGCTCGTTTCCAGATCCAATACCGGAACACATTCCAGTGGACAAATTGTCACTTTAA
- the LOC128551208 gene encoding uncharacterized protein LOC128551208 encodes MSKRKRTPNESPSIEELTERLVPQVTTAVMKSLHDLGVLPRQQPVPVAASSQTSSTLDHTTGVSVPHPAITSTSTTGSFEASNGPGSSTFVDVHVTAPPEPANQSIQNIQGSCIIPASSSSQSDPSATHTQELQLDQSTRQITIGAFSSLDATGSNTNLPSFNNPGIALSVGVDTKLKAKIWAEQFLPFASLISAKESGSLTFRQNPDGSIGLQKAEQEDIKSMEGWHKAFTIFTGIYTERLPHAAPSLMKYSSTIQQLAKQAGPYAALQYDISFRKLRETDPNMHPWDYPNAELYNKAMADSLSFRFRSQSNQSFRAKRAPLPCLNYNNNGQCLRRVCRFSHICKLCRGSHSKRYCPKKPLFSQQSGPSPTTGLSSGSSIQKTTQVPSKSVPATITRPPKP; translated from the coding sequence ATGAGTAAAAGGAAACGAACTCCCAATGAGTCGCCATCTATTGAAGAACTTACAGAGCGTCTTGTGCCACAGGTTACAACCGCAGTTATGAAGTCACTGCATGATCTGGGGGTACTTCCTCGACAACAACCCGTCCCTGTTGCTGCTAGTTCACAGACATCATCTACGCTTGATCATACAACCGGTGTGTCGGTACCTCATCCCGCCATCACATCCACTTCAACCACTGGTAGCTTTGAAGCTTCTAATGGACCAGGTTCAAGCACTTTCGTAGATGTTCATGTGACTGCACCACCGGAGCCTGCAAACCAATCCATACAAAATATTCAGGGCAGCTGCATTATCCCAGCTTCATCTTCCTCACAGTCTGATCCCAGTGCCACACACACACAAGAATTACAGCTAGATCAATCTACACGGCAAATAACCATTGGGGCATTTTCTTCGTTGGATGCAACAGGTTCGAACACTAATCTTCCATCATTTAATAACCCTGGCATAGCTTTATCTGTGGGAGTCGATACAAAGTTGAAGGCCAAGATATGGGCCGAACAGTTCCTTCCTTTTGCATCATTGATTTCCGCGAAAGAATCCGGCTCTTTAACATTCAGGCAAAACCCCGATGGTTCAATTGGCCTACAGAAAGCCGAACAAGAAGACATTAAATCAATGGAAGGATGGCACAAGGCTTTCACCATATTTACTGGTATATACACGGAACGTCTGCCCCATGCTGCTCCGTCATTGATGAAATATTCCTCCACAATTCAACAACTGGCTAAACAGGCAGGTCCTTATGCAGCCCTTCAGTACGACATATCTTTCCGCAAGCTTAGGGAAACCGATCCTAACATGCATCCTTGGGACTATCCGAATGCAGAGCTTTACAACAAAGCCATGGCTGACAGCCTAAGCTTCCGTTTTCGATCTCAAAGCAACCAGTCCTTTCGTGCCAAAAGAGCACCTCTACCGTGCCTCAACTACAATAACAATGGCCAATGCTTACGCCGAGTCTGCAGGTTCTCTCACATCTGTAAGTTATGCAGGGGATCACACTCCAAGCGATACTGTCCCAAGAAGCCTCTCTTCTCCCAACAGTCTGGGCCATCACCAACCACAGGGCTTTCATCAGGATCTTCCATCCAAAAAACAACCCAAGTCCCAAGCAAATCAGTTCCAGCTACCATTACAAGACCACCTAAACCTTAA